In Drosophila santomea strain STO CAGO 1482 chromosome 2L, Prin_Dsan_1.1, whole genome shotgun sequence, a single window of DNA contains:
- the LOC120444105 gene encoding zinc finger protein 79: protein MTRAMENACQCCKLRPGLSVKRGGSFTKIICLQCLHLDTFGTKHNAPSSENSIKDKVHVEHSIDSEDELAEQPVHHQQIPEEHCVVTEEVLVEDVLIKKEVIEENHNKDMILTQDSTAEEEILEEHPVIKEEVLEGEAMQGEYFIITECLEEPANGSCRVCLEQSDYLTNIFDDAQDSGIPIATTISQYSGMPVEKGDSFSEYICVTCLRDMQNAHDALEPEENTIQIYRQPKEEIIDKDSVKIKSVDNEVIGKPPHRCPQCPKIFLLAAKLQAHIRTHNEKRITEPPRLKCPKCPSIYLKRGCLEAHMWIHRPYSERESELEPPYRCPHCPKVFLYASFLQIHIQTHEDVSKRLSRKTSHKCAQCSETFSDVSSLKDHVKNHKEQMMFKCPLCMMSFPEECNLNNHDCAHTRFKCPKCSKFFQSQDYLDFHFKKSHTTKGPFKCIKCQQTFEKSSALKEHINLQVCIPFRRSKSPGQLFPCPKCPKKFRFEDNYQAHHATHKKLLTAIEKYNCTQCEKSYKHQKHLTKHILSHNRCVHCPLSFKSTYLLKQHTRTHINQLSGRGKRRNRNVNYKEYEESIEID, encoded by the exons atgacTAG AGCGATGGAGAACGCTTGTCAGTGTTGCAAGCTACGTCCGGGCTTGTCCGTCAAACGCGGTGGCTCGTTTACCAAAATCATTTGCCTCCAGTGCCTGCATTTGGACACATTTGGCACCAAGCACAACGCTCCAAGCTCCGAAAACTCAATTAAAGACAAGGTTCACGTAGAACACTCCATAGACAGCGAGGACGAATTGGCAGAGCAACCTGTACATCATCAGCAGATCCCAGAAGAGCACTGCGTGGTAACGGAAGAGGTTCTTGTGGAGGACGTTCTAATTAAGAAGGAGGTTATCGAGGAAAACCACAATAAAGACATGATCCTCACACAGGATTCCACAGCTGAGGAGGAGATTCTTGAGGAGCACCCCGTAATTAAGGAGGAGGTTCTTGAAGGGGAAGCCATGCAGGGAGAATACTTTATAATAACAGAATGTCTGGAAGAGCCAGCAAACGGAAGCTGTCGGGTTTGCTTGGAACAGTCCGACTATTTAACTAATATATTTGATGACGCGCAAGATTCCGGCATTCCGATTGCCACTACAATCTCTCAGTACTCAGGAATGCCAGTTGAGAAAGGCGACTCATTTTCAGAATATATTTGTGTAACTTGCCTGCGTGATATGCAAAATGCACACGACGCTCTAGAGCCTGAAGAAAATACCATCCAAATTTACCGACAACCTAAAGAAGAGATCATTGACAAAGATTCAGTAAAAATAAAGTCAGTTGATAATGAAGTTATTGGAAAGCCACCTCACAGATGCCCTCAATGTCCAAAGATATTCTTACTCGCCGCCAAACTTCAAGCTCACATTCGGACGCATAATGAAAAGCGTATCACAGAGCCTCCACGGTTAAAATGCCCCAAGTGTCCAAGCATATACTTGAAACGCGGATGTCTTGAAGCTCATATGTGGATTCACAGGCCGTATAGTGAAAGAGAATCGGAGTTGGAGCCACCGTACAGGTGCCCGCACTGTCCAAAAGTATTCCTTTACGCCAGCTTTCTTCAAATTCACATCCAGACACATGAGGATGTCTCCAAGAGACTCTCTCGGAAGACATCGCACAAGTGTGCGCAGTGTTCAGAGACATTCTCAGACGTTTCCAGTCTTAAGGATCATGTAAAGAACCACAAGGAACAAATGATGTTTAAATGTCCCCTCTGCATGATGTCTTTTCCAGAAGAATGCAATCTAAATAATCACGACTGTGCTCACACTCGCTTTAAGTGCCCCAAGTGttccaagttttttcaaagtCAAGATTATCTAGATTTTCACTTCAAAAAAAGCCACACGACAAAAGGGCCGTTCAAGTGCATAAAGTGCCagcaaacttttgaaaaaagtaGCGCTCTTAAAGAACACATCAATTTGCAGGTATGCATACCATTTCGCCGAAGTAAGTCACCGGGCCAACTATTCCCTTGTCCCAAATGCCCGAAAAAATTTCGCTTTGAAGATAATTATCAAGCGCATCACGCCACgcacaaaaaattattgaCTGCTATCGAGAAGTACAACTGTACACAGTGCGAAAAGTCCTACAAACATCAGAAACACCTAACTAAGCACATTTTGAGTCACAACCGGTGTGTCCACTGCCCGTTGTCCTTTAAGAGCACTTATCTTCTGAAGCAGCACACACGAACTCACATAAATCAATTAAGTGGAAGAGGGAAGCGCAGAAATCGAAATGTAAACTACAAAGAATACGAGGAGTCCATCGAAATTGATTAG
- the LOC120449507 gene encoding alpha,alpha-trehalose-phosphate synthase [UDP-forming] produces MPDTEIIVTNAGEPSTKASLIVVSNRLPFVLIRNPKTDELERRASAGGLVTAVCPVVIKGSGLWVGWSGIHLKDPNEAIPESNPNDQTPTAGLKSEQVVSVNIDSKIFDSYYNGCCNKIFWPLFHSMPGRANFGGEHWHDYVTVNKHFAVRTIEALEKCLAKNQGSEKSPPIVWIHDYHLMLAANWVREHAEEKNLPCRLAFFLHIPFPPWDIFRLLPWSDELLQGMLGCDLVGFHIQDYCLNFVDCCQRNLGCRVDRNNLLVEHGGRTVRVRPLPIGIPYERFVNLATTAPKVLKTSKMQIILGVDRLDYTKGLVHRLMAFEALLLKYPQHKEKVSLLQISVPSRTDVKEYRELKEEVDQLVGRINGRFTTANWAPIRYIYDYVSQDELAALYRDAAVCLVTPLRDGMNLVAKEFVACQINEVPGVLVISPFAGAGEMMHEALLCNPYEVNEAAEVIHRALTMPEDERVLRMARLRRREAECDVSHWMRCFLKAVGALEMDDVGTTIMQPVSVDDFDDYLLKYIGYNHKLALLLDYDGTLAPIAPHPDLATLSPEIKNVLYKLSNHSDVYVAVISGRNVDNVKKMVGIEGITYAGNHGLEILHPDGSKFVHPMPMEYEKKVSDLLKALQDSVCRDGAWVENKGALLTFHYRETPNHLRGAMVDKARSLIEKYGFKATEAHCALEARPPVQWNKGRASIYILRTSFGVDWNERIKIIYVGDDLTDEDAMVALKGMARTFRVTSSDIVKTAADHRLPSTDSVYTLLKWVERHFMGRKARANSLTYRPTKGDGVQMQMSLEVAASANNLEV; encoded by the exons ATGCCCGACACGGAAATCATCGTTACCAATGCCGGGGAGCCCTCCACCAAGGCGAGTCTCATCGTGGTCTCCAATCGGTTGCCGTTTGTGCTGATCCGGAACCCGAAGACCGATGAGCTGGAGCGCAGGGCCAG CGCCGGTGGCTTGGTGACTGCCGTGTGCCCGGTGGTGATCAAGGGCAGTGGTCTCTGGGTGGGCTGGTCGGGTATCCACTTGAAGGATCCCAACGAAGCCATTCCCGAGTCCAATCCCAACGATCAGACGCCGACCGCTGGCCTCAAGTCCGAGCAGGTGGTGTCCGTCAACATCGATTCGAAGATCTTCGACAGCTACTACAACGGATGCTGCAACAAGATCTTCTGGCCACTGTTCCACTCGATGCCGGGAAGAGCCAACTTCGGAGGCGAGCACTGGCACGACTATGTGACTGTCAACAAGCACTTCGCCGTGCGGACCATCGAGGCTCTGGAGAAGTGCCTGGCCAAAAACCAGGGTAGCGAGAAGAGCCCACCCATTGTCTGGATCCACGACTACCATCTCATGCTGGCCGCCAACTGGGTGCGCGAGCATGCCGAGGAGAAGAACTTGCCCTGCCGACTGGCCTTCTTCCTGCACATCCCGTTCCCGCCATGGGACATCTTCCGCCTGCTGCCCTGGTCCGATGAGCTTCTACAG GGTATGTTAGGTTGTGACCTGGTAGGCTTCCATATTCAGGACTACTGCCTGAACTTCGTGGACTGTTGCCAGCGGAACCTAGGCTGCCGTGTGGACAGAAACAATCTCCTGGTGGAACATGGCGGGCGCACCGTGCGCGTCCGTCCGCTTCCCATTGGTATTCCCTACGAACGCTTTGTTAATCTGGCCACGACCGCGCCCAAGGTGCTGAAGACATCTAAGATGCAAATCATCCTTGGAGTGGACCGTCTGGACTACACAAAGGGCCTCGTCCATCGCCTGATGGCCTTCGAGGCGCTGCTGCTGAAGTATCCGCAGCACAAGGAGAAGGTGAGCCTGCTGCAGATCTCGGTGCCGTCGCGAACCGATGTAAAAGAGTACCGGGAGCTGAAGGAGGAGGTAGACCAGCTAGTGGGCCGCATCAACGGGCGCTTTACCACCGCCAACTGGGCGCCCATACGCTACATCTACGACTATGTTAGCCAAGACGAACTGGCTGCCTTGTACAGGGATGCGGCTGTTTGTCTGGTAACTCCGCTTCGTGATGGCATGAACCTGGTGGCCAAGGAGTTCGTGGCCTGCCAGATCAATGAGGTGCCCGGCGTGTTGGTCATCTCACCGTTCGCAGGAGCCGGAGAGATGATGCACGAGGCCCTGCTCTGCAATCCGTACGAGGTGAACGAGGCCGCCGAGGTGATCCACCGAGCACTGACTATGCCCGAGGACGAGCGTGTCCTTCGTATGGCACGTCTTCGCCGCCGGGAAGCCGAGTGCGATGTGAGCCATTGGATGCGTTGCTTCCTCAAGGCGGTGGGCGCTCTGGAGATGGATGATGTGGGCACCACTATCATGCAGCCTGTGTCTGTGGACGATTTCGATGACTACTTACTGAA ATACATCGGCTATAACCACAAATTGGCTTTGCTGTTGGATTACGACGGCACCTTGGCGCCCATTGCCCCTCATCCTGATCTGGCCACGCTCTCGCCCGAGATTAAGAACGTACTATATAAGCTGTCCAACCACTCCGACGTCTATGTGGCCGTCATCTCAGGTCGCAACGTGGACAATGTGAAGAAGATGGTTGGCATCGAGGGCATCACCTATGCGGGCAACCACGGCTTGGAAATCCTTCATCCGGACGGCAGCAAGTTCGTACACCCCATGCCCATGGAGTACGAAAAGAAGGTCAGTGATCTGCTGAAGGCACTGCAGGATTCCGTTTGCCGTGACGGTGCTTGGGTAGAGAATAAGGGAGCGTTGCTAACGTTCCACTACCGAGAGACACCCAATCACCTGAGGGGAGCTATGGTGGACAAGGCGCGCTCCTTGATCGAGAAGTACGGCTTCAAGGCCACGGAGGCGCATTGCGCTCTGGAAGCTCGTCCGCCGGTGCAGTGGAATAAGGGTCGTGCCTCGATCTACATCCTGCGCACATCCTTCGGCGTGGACTGGAACGAACGCATCAAGATCATCTATGTGGGCGACGATCTAACAGACGAGGATGCCATGGTG GCTTTGAAGGGAATGGCGAGAACTTTCCGTGTGACATCATCAGATATTGTGAAGACCGCTGCGGACCACCGACTGCCTTCCACAGACTCCGTGTACACGCTGCTGAAATGGGTGGAAAGGCATTTCATGGGACGCAAGGCCCGCGCCAATTCGCTGACCTACAGGCCCACCAAGGGCGACGGGGTCCAGATGCAAATGTCCCTGGAGGTGGCCGCCTCGGCGAACAATCTGGAGGTGTGA
- the LOC120444107 gene encoding probable DNA replication complex GINS protein PSF2, translating into MDPSIIEFIGEKCMISIIPNFSNEPLHLIYGSVGPFRAGFPVFVPLWMATHLRKQQKCRIVPPEWMDMDILEEIKEEEKRSKFFTKMPCEHYMVVAQLVMSTAPDDVPRCEELRTVIKDIFDIRESKLRTSIDAFIKGEGTYAKLDNLTLLEIHSVRPILPYSLDHIARYQRTATASQRDTSMLSASMAGSSSGPNSNSLFSQ; encoded by the exons ATGGATCCTTCaattattgaatttattggCGAAAAATGCATGATCAGCATTATACCGAACTTCTCCAACGAGCCTCTGCACCTGATTTACGGATCTGTGGGGCCTTTTCGAGCCGGTTTTCCCGTATTCGTGCCCCTGTGGATGGCAACGCATCTGCGCAAACAGCAAAAGTGCCGGATCGTGCCTCCAGAATGGATGGACATGGATATCTTGGAGGAAATCAAGGAGGAGGAAAAGCGCTCAAA GTTCTTCACCAAAATGCCCTGCGAGCACTACATGGTAGTGGCCCAGTTGGTCATGAGCACGGCTCCGGATGACGTTCCCCGTTGCGAGGAGCTGCGCACTGTGATCAAGGACATCTTTGACATACGCGAGTCCAAGCTGCGTACTTCCATCGATGCCTTTATCAAGGGAGAGGGCACATACGCGAAACTGGACAACCTCACGCTGTTGGAGATCCACAGCGTTCGACCCATCCTGCCGTATTCCCTGGACCACATAGCACGTTACCAGCGTACGGCCACCGCGTCTCAAAGGGACACCTCCATGCTAAGTGCATCCATGGCAGGCTCCAGTTCCGGACCAAACAGTAACTCCCTGTTTTCTCAGTGA
- the LOC120449516 gene encoding protein YIPF6: protein MDSKLDMFEDVNTSPSLEGDMSIPGKRTTTATSASGVPDYNTLDEPISETVLRDIRAVGIKFYHVLYPKEKSSLLRDWDLWGPLVLCTFMATILQGSSSADSMADNGPEFAQVFVIVWIGAAVVTLNSKLLGGNISFFQSVCVLGYCLTPVAISLIVCRVILLATQTRLLFFLRFVTTTMGFAWATYASFVFLGQSQPPHRKPLAVYPIFLFFFIISWLVLSHN from the exons ATGGATTCCAAACTAGAT ATGTTCGAGGACGTCAACACGTCGCCTTCCTTGGAGGGCGACATGTCGATTCCGGGCAAAAGAACCACAACTGCAACGTCCGCGAGCGGAGTGCCGGATTACAACACCCTGGACGAGCCCATTAGCGAGACAGTGCTGAGGGATATTCGGGCCGTCGGCATTAAGTTCTACCACGTCCTATACCCCAAGGAAAAGTCCAGCCTGCTACGCGATT GGGACCTTTGGGGACCACTGGTACTTTGCACCTTCATGGCCACCATACTACAAggctcctcctccgccgacAGCATGGCGGACAACGGACCCGAGTTCGCCCAGGTTTTCGTTATCGTCTGGATAGGCGCGGCCGTAGTCACACTCAACTCCAAGCTGCTGGGCGGCAATAT CTCATTCTTCCAATCTGTCTGCGTGCTGGGCTACTGCCTTACGCCGGTGGCCATTTCCCTGATTGTGTGCCGGGTAATCCTGCTTGCCACTCAAACGCGGCTGCTCTTCTTTCTGCGTTTTGTGACCACCACCATGGGCTTTGCCTGGGCCACTTACG CTTCCTTTGTTTTCCTGGGTCAGAGCCAGCCTCCCCATAGGAAACCACTGGCGGTGTACCCCATCTTTCTGTTCTTCTTCATCATCTCGTGGTTGGTACTTTCCCACAATTAG
- the LOC120444104 gene encoding vacuolar protein sorting-associated protein 53 homolog gives MSETAVAVEPEERMVANNKIHFSKEVKQVIDKVLKTDDPMDAPDFNTVDYINQLFPNEQSLAGIDETIQKMQCEVSLIDDNIRSVVRGQTNTGQDGQLALCEAQKVISSLFSHIIDVKTRAERTEEMVKEITRDIKQLDCAKRNLTAAITTLNHLHMLVGGIDSLNKLIERRSYGEILNPLQAITEVNQHFQQFSDIEEIKNLSQSVDKIQVTLAQQITEDFKDAFSAKPSAQNQHRLGLNQLADACKVMSVLDPKVKKELLKWFIAQQLEEYTHLFHENQDIAWLDKIDKRYAWLKRHLLDFEDKYGPVFPLDWEVSERITVEFCRQTREQLAQIMAKRTNEIDVRLLLFAINKTQAFEQLLSKRFTGVTLGAQPTDKARVLNEPTTTDGPVAITVFHDQIGQCFKTHLDIYIRSIDRNLSELMDKFVEMSREPYKFAEAKTTVYPSSGDLFVFYKKCMVQCNQLSNEQPMYDLALVFKKYLREYASKVLEGSTPKLVPATTSSSIGKSVSLLTRDMQNLSTAAGQVFHNFLKEGDTQRFARDDLVRICCVLTTGEYCLETVQQLEDKLKEKVTSAYVSKIDMSEEKDVFHRIISNCIQLLVQDLEAGCEASLQAMSKVQWQHINNVGDQSAFISSLCGNFKQTVPTIRDTLASSRKYFTQFCHRFVAAFIPKFINVLYRCKLTLSDGSNNVLGCEQLLLDTHSLKTALLELPSVGSSVNRKAPTSYTKVVVKDMTRAEMIIKVVMTPVQPPAHFTQQVLKLLPDITIAEYQKILDMKAVKRVDQLQLIDLFKHTASAAAVSGLIEPNTGEEESQGAEAVVATSGTTDDTETVAVPTETTTAASSTPKRAFIFSVGSFTGSADKNADGSSQTGIRKLENLLKKRFP, from the exons ATGAGCGAGACTGCGGTAGCTGTGGAGCCGGAAGAGAGGATGGTTGCTAACAACAAGATACACTTCTCCAAGGAGGTGAAGCAGGTCATCGACAAG GTTCTCAAAACGGACGATCCCATGGATGCGCCGGACTTCAACACTGTGGACTACATCAACCAGCTCTTCCCCAACGAGCAGTCCCTGGCCGGGATTGATGAGACCATCCAAAAGATGCAGTGCGAGGTGTCCCTTATTGACGACAACATCAGATCCGTGGTTCGTGGCCAGACGAACACCGGCCAGGATGGACAGCTTGCACTGTGCGAGGCTCAAAAAGTTATCAGTTCCCTGTTTAGCCACATCATCGACGTGAAGACCAGGGCGGAGCGCACCGAGGAAATGGTCAAGGAGATAACCCGGGATATCAAGCAGCTGGACTGCGCCAAGCGCAATCTAACTGCTGCCATCACCACGCTGAATCACTTACACATGCTGGTCGGCGGAATCGATAGTCTGAACAAATTGATCGAGCGGCGATCCTACGGTGAAATCCTTAATCCCCTCCAGGCTATTACCGAAGTTAACCAGCACTTCCAGCAGTTCTCCGACATCGAAGAAATCAAG AATCTCTCTCAGAGCGTAGATAAGATACAGGTTACACTGGCGCAGCAAATCACCGAGGACTTCAAGGATGCCTTTTCAGCAAAGCCATCGGCACAGAACCAACACCGTTTGGGACTTAACCAGCTGGCCGATGCTTGTAAAGTAATGTCCGTGTTGGATCCCAAAGTGAAGAAGGAGCTGCTCAAGTGGTTTATTGCACAACAGCTGGAGGAGTACACGCACCTGTTTCACGAGAACCAGGATATTGCCTGGCTGGACAAGATAGATAAACGTTATGCCTGGCTTAAGAGGCATCTGCTCGACTTCGAGGACAAGTATGGACCGGTGTTTCCACTGGACTGGGAAGTCTCTGAACGAATTACTGTGGAGTTTTGCCGGCAGACACGCGAACAGCTGGCACAAATCATGGCCAAACGCACCAACGAGATCGATGTGAGACTACTTTTGTTCGCCATCAACAAGACGCAGGCATTTGAACAGCTGCTTTCCAAGCGCTTCACGGGAGTTACACTGGGTGCACAGCCCACGGATAAAGCAAGAGTGCTTAATGAGCCAACAACGACGGACGGTCCTGTGGCCATTACCGTTTTCCACGACCAAATCGGACAATGTTTTAAGACACATTTGGACATCTACATACGCAGCATCGACCGGAATCTTTCAGAGCTGATGGACAAGTTTGTAGAGATGTCTCGGGAACCATACAAGTTCGCCGAGGCCAAGACCACCGTGTACCCCAGTTCCGGCGATCTTTTCGTCTTTTACAAGAAGTGCATGGTGCAGTGCAACCAACTGAGCAACGAACAACCAATGTACGATCTGGCTTTAGTGTTCAAGAAATATTTACGGGAGTATGCTTCGAAAGTGCTCGAGGGCAGCACACCCAAGCTTGTGCCAGCTACCACCAGCAGCTCCATCGGTAAGAGTGTCTCGTTACTCACACGCGACATGCAGAATCTATCCACTGCCGCTGGTCAGGTTTTTCACAATTTCCTCAAGGAGGGCGATACGCAGCGATTTGCAAGAGATGACCTTGTGCGCATCTGTTGTGTTTTGACCACGGGTGAGTACTGTTTGGAGACTGTCCAGCAGCTGGAGGATAAACTAAAGGAAAAGGTGACTTCTGCATATGTAAGCAAGATTGATATGAGCGAGGAAAAGGATGTATTTCATCG TATCATTTCCAACTGCATCCAACTTTTGGTTCAAGACTTGGAGGCTGGTTGTGAAGCTTCGCTGCAGGCGATGTCCAAGGTGCAGTGGCAACACATCAACAACGTGGGCGACCAGAGCGCCTTTATCAGCAGCCTGTGTGGCAACTTTAAGCAGACAGTGCCTACCATCAGGGACACGCTAGCTAGTTCGCGAAAGTATTTCACCCAATTCTGCCACCGCTTCGTCGCCGCATTTATACCGAAATTCATCAACGTGCTTTATCGCTGCAAACTAACCCTCTCGGATGGTTCCAATAATGTTCTAGGCTGCGAGCAACTCCTGTTGGACACCCATTCGCTGAAGACGGCCCTATTAGAGCTGCCTTCTGTGGGATCGAGTGTAAACCGCAAAGCGCCCACCAGTTACACCAAAGTTGTGGTCAAAGACATGACTCGGGCCGAGATGATCATCAAGGTGGTGATGACGCCGGTCCAGCCGCCGGCACACTTCACCCAACAAGTGCTCAAGCTGCTGCCAGATATTACGATTGCGGAGTATCAAAAGATTCTGGATATGAAGGCGGTCAAACGTGTGGATCAACTGCAACTGATTGATCTTTTCAAGCACACGGCTTCTGCAGCGGCTGTTAGTGGCCTAATAGAACCAAATACTGGAGAGGAGGAGAGCCaaggagcagaagcagtagTGGCTACTTCGGGAACCACTGACGATACCGAAACCGTGGCAGTGCCAACTGAAACGACAACGGCAGCATCCTCAACACCCAAACGAGCCTTTATCTTCAGCGTGGGTAGCTTTACCGGAAGCGCAGATAAAAATGCCGATGGGAGTTCCCAGACGGGCATCAGAAAGCTGGAAAACCTATTGAAAAAGCGCTTCCCCTAG
- the LOC120444106 gene encoding TNF receptor-associated factor 4 isoform X1, protein MVRSLAQWTKTLSFPSRLSPNRNSKDCSTLASPVPPPTPPRNKTTNGSGNCATSRSSSSTVSSSHSSSHSSPTPGNNNNNMPITELEQIIYPGPDPKHIMGSLVFCIHHKQGCKWSDELRKLKGHLNACKHDATQCPNKCGAQIPRIMMTDHLQYTCTMRRTRCEFCQSEFSGAGLEEHNGSCGQEPVYCEAKCGQRILRGRMTLHKSKDCAKRLRRCAHCQREFSADTLPLHAAQCPRAPLACPQRCDAGPIPRGELEAHLRDECQSLAVSCSFKEAGCRFKGPRQMLEAHLESNAAVHLSLMVALSSRQGQQIQMLKSAVSKLSINYTGTLLWKITDWSAKMAEARGKDGLELVSPPFYTSQYGYKLQASMFLNGNGPGENTHVSVYIKVLPGEYDALLKWPFSHSITFTLFEQGAQSGQGGVAESFVPDPTWENFQRPSNEPDQLGFGFPRFISHELLHSRPFIKGDTVFLRVKVDPSKIVAV, encoded by the exons ATGGTTCGAAGTTTGGCCCAGTGGACAAAGACGCTGAGCTTTCCCTCGCGTCTCTCGCCCAATCGCAACTCCAAGGACTGCTCCACTTTGGCCAGTCCCGTACCGCCACCCACTCCGCCACGGAACAAGACGACCAACGGCAGTGGAAACTGCGCCACATCGCGCTCCTCCTCGTCGACGGTGTCCTCATCGCACTCGTCCTCACACAGTTCACCCACtcctggcaacaacaacaacaacatgccCATCACGGAACTGGAACAGATT ATCTATCCCGGTCCCGATCCGAAACACATCATGGGCTCGCTGGTGTTCTGTATTCATCACAAGCAGGGCTGCAAGTGGTCCGATGAACTGCGAAAGCTGAAGGGACATCTCAACGCCTGTAAACACGATGCCACCCAGTGTCCCAACAAGTGCGGAGCCCAGATTCCACGGATCATGATGACCGATCACCTTCAGTACACCTGCACGATGAGGCGTACCCGCTGCGAGTTCTGCCAGAGTGAATTCTCCGGAGCTGGTTTGGAGGAGCACAACGGTAGCTGCGGCCAGGAGCCGGTTTACTGCGAGGCAAAGTGCGGTCAGCGGATCCTGCGCGGCAGGATGACCCTTCACAAGTCCAAGGACTGCGCCAAGCGACTTCGTCGCTGTGCCCACTGCCAGCGGGAGTTTTCGGCAGACACACTGCCCCTGCATGCGGCCCAGTGCCCACGAGCTCCGTTGGCCTGCCCCCAAAGATGCGATGCTGGTCCGATTCCCCGGGGTGAGCTGGAGGCTCATCTGCGTGATGAATGCCAGTCGCTGGCCGTGTCCTGCAGCTTCAAGGAGGCGGGATGCCGCTTCAAGGGCCCCCGCCAGATGCTGGAGGCCCATCTGGAGAGCAACGCCGCCGTCCATCTTTCTCTGATGGTGGCCCTCAGCTCACGGCAGGGTCAACAGATCCAGATGCTTAAGTCGGCGGTGTCCAAGCTGTCCATCAACTACACAGGCACTCTGTTGTGGAAGATCACCGATTGGTCGGCCAAGATGGCAGAAGCGAGGGGCAAGGATGGCCTGGAGCTGGTCTCACCCCCATTCTACACCTCCCAGTATGGATACAAGCTACAGGCGTCGATGTTCCTCAATGGCAATGGACCTGGCGAAAACACGCACGTCTCCGTCTACATTAAGGTCCTGCCGGGAGAGTACGATGCTCTGCTTAAGTGGCCATTCTCGCACTCCATCACCTTCACGCTATTCGAACAGGGCGCCCAAAGTGGCCAGGGAGGCGTTGCGGAATCCTTTGTGCCGGATCCCACCTGGGAGAACTTCCAGCGGCCGTCCAACGAACCAGATCAGCTTGGATTCGGCTTCCCGCGCTTCATCTCCCACGAACTGCTGCACAGCCGTCCCTTCATCAAAGGGGATACCGTGTTCCTGCGCGTGAAGGTGGATCCCAGCAAGATAGTGGCCGTCTAA